In Persephonella sp., a single window of DNA contains:
- a CDS encoding phosphoglucomutase/phosphomannomutase family protein encodes MGIKFGTDGWRAVIAKDFTFDNLLKVAQAHADHLKEKNGKKVVVGYDTRFMSENFAAAVAEVFSSNGFEVILSSTFCSTPALSLAARDFDADEGVMITASHNTYEYNGYKIKGGYGGPATPEIISSVEEKLGNTSPKTGTTKWEEMDFNSYYIKTLKKYLTPGVFNQKPEKVIHDPMHGATIGLLNRILEDTLIDVVEINHFRDAFFGFKHPEPVEKNLPLLRGKTVAEEAVAGIANDGDGDRVGVVDEAGEFISTQIVFALLLLHTIRNKKTEGAIAKTVSTTYLVDRIAKKEGRKLYKTPVGFKYIADLFLKEKIAFGGEESGGYGFGFHIPERDGLLSGLMILEMIHLHGKSLTQLVEDLFSEFGTAYYKRLDLKVEGDQGRVLIEKLKKEPLKEIAGFKVKETDLTDGVKFIFENDGWVLFRASGTEPVLRIYVEMPEKSEVDMILEESKKLIGG; translated from the coding sequence ATGGGAATTAAGTTTGGGACTGATGGATGGAGAGCAGTTATCGCAAAGGATTTCACATTTGATAATCTTCTTAAAGTAGCACAGGCACATGCAGACCATCTCAAAGAAAAAAATGGAAAAAAAGTAGTAGTAGGATACGACACCAGATTTATGTCAGAAAATTTTGCTGCAGCAGTTGCTGAAGTTTTTTCATCAAACGGTTTTGAGGTTATACTATCCTCCACTTTTTGCTCTACCCCTGCACTTTCACTGGCAGCAAGGGATTTTGATGCAGATGAAGGAGTAATGATAACAGCCTCCCATAATACATACGAATACAACGGATACAAAATTAAAGGAGGATACGGAGGTCCTGCAACTCCGGAAATAATCAGCAGTGTTGAAGAAAAATTAGGTAATACATCTCCTAAAACAGGCACTACAAAATGGGAGGAAATGGATTTTAACAGTTATTACATAAAAACATTAAAAAAATATCTTACCCCCGGTGTATTTAATCAAAAGCCTGAAAAGGTAATCCACGACCCTATGCACGGTGCAACAATAGGACTGCTAAATAGAATACTTGAGGATACCCTCATTGATGTTGTTGAGATAAACCATTTCAGGGATGCATTTTTTGGTTTTAAACATCCTGAGCCTGTGGAAAAAAACCTACCTCTTTTAAGGGGAAAAACCGTCGCTGAAGAAGCAGTAGCAGGTATTGCAAATGATGGAGATGGAGATAGGGTTGGTGTAGTAGATGAAGCAGGGGAATTTATAAGCACCCAGATAGTATTTGCCCTTTTACTTCTCCACACAATAAGAAACAAGAAGACAGAAGGAGCAATAGCAAAAACAGTATCAACAACATATCTGGTTGATAGGATAGCAAAAAAAGAAGGAAGAAAGTTATACAAAACCCCTGTAGGTTTCAAATACATTGCAGATTTATTCCTGAAGGAAAAAATAGCTTTTGGCGGTGAAGAATCAGGAGGCTACGGATTTGGTTTTCATATTCCTGAAAGGGATGGGTTATTATCCGGGTTGATGATTCTGGAAATGATTCATCTTCACGGAAAATCTCTTACACAGCTTGTTGAGGATTTATTCTCAGAATTTGGAACAGCATATTACAAAAGACTTGACCTCAAAGTAGAAGGAGATCAGGGAAGAGTTCTTATTGAAAAACTGAAAAAAGAGCCTCTAAAAGAAATAGCAGGATTTAAAGTAAAAGAAACTGACCTGACAGATGGAGTCAAATTTATATTTGAAAATGACGGCTGGGTATTATTCAGAGCTTCCGGAAC